One part of the Anaeromyxobacter sp. Fw109-5 genome encodes these proteins:
- a CDS encoding DUF938 domain-containing protein — MKRTAAAALRNREAIASALRRILPARGLVLELGSGTGEHAVHLARAFPALEWQPSDPDLEARASIRAWSAEAGLANLLAPLAYDVRLPAWQARPADAVLCVNVLHVAPPECAEALARGAARVLPPGGPLVVYGPFRRRGAPLEGRLARLDAQLRAHDPALGVRELEGLAELAARYGLALGEVVAMPEEGDLLLVCRRA; from the coding sequence GTGAAGCGGACCGCCGCCGCCGCGCTGCGAAACCGCGAGGCGATCGCCTCGGCGCTCCGCCGCATCCTCCCCGCGCGCGGCCTCGTGCTGGAGCTCGGCAGCGGCACGGGCGAGCACGCGGTCCACCTCGCCCGGGCGTTCCCCGCGCTCGAGTGGCAGCCGTCCGATCCGGACCTCGAGGCGCGCGCCAGCATCCGCGCCTGGTCCGCCGAGGCGGGGCTCGCGAACCTGCTCGCGCCGCTCGCCTACGACGTCCGCCTCCCGGCGTGGCAGGCGCGCCCGGCCGACGCCGTCCTGTGCGTGAACGTGCTCCACGTCGCGCCGCCCGAGTGCGCGGAGGCGCTCGCGCGCGGGGCCGCCCGCGTCCTCCCGCCGGGCGGACCGCTCGTCGTCTACGGGCCGTTCCGCAGGCGCGGCGCGCCGCTCGAGGGCCGGCTGGCGCGCCTCGATGCCCAGCTCCGCGCGCACGACCCCGCGCTCGGCGTGCGCGAGCTGGAGGGGCTCGCGGAGCTCGCCGCGCGCTACGGCCTCGCGCTCGGCGAGGTGGTGGCGATGCCCGAGGAGGGGGACCTCCTGCTCGTGTGCCGGCGCGCGTGA
- a CDS encoding acyl-[acyl-carrier-protein] thioesterase: MEKHRQTFGVHTYEVDAFGTVAIAALSGYLQEVAGQHAAALGVGLEVLMPRGLTWVLARQRIENPVPIVLGDRLEIETWPAGIDRLAALRDFVVRRADGTEVARATTQWFVLDLESRRPVKPAEVLDPRFQRELLPPILPLAPGKLPELRSWEFQKRFHVRYGDIDVNMHVTNTSYPTWAQEVVPREVFRGQRLASVEVHFLAEAHYGSAILSRLASTGEGAFAHAIVREEDEKELARLATRWVPRAAPAVPGAR, encoded by the coding sequence ATGGAAAAGCACAGGCAGACGTTCGGCGTTCACACGTACGAGGTGGACGCCTTCGGCACGGTGGCGATCGCCGCCCTCTCGGGCTACCTGCAGGAGGTGGCGGGGCAGCACGCCGCCGCGCTCGGCGTGGGGCTCGAGGTGCTCATGCCGCGCGGGCTCACCTGGGTCCTCGCGCGGCAGCGGATCGAGAACCCCGTCCCCATCGTCCTCGGCGACCGGCTGGAGATCGAGACCTGGCCCGCGGGGATCGACCGGCTCGCCGCCCTGCGCGACTTCGTGGTGCGGCGCGCCGACGGCACCGAGGTGGCGCGCGCGACGACGCAGTGGTTCGTGCTCGACCTCGAGAGTCGCCGGCCCGTGAAGCCCGCGGAGGTGCTCGACCCGCGCTTCCAGCGCGAGCTCTTGCCGCCCATCCTGCCGCTCGCGCCCGGGAAGCTGCCGGAGCTCCGGAGCTGGGAGTTCCAGAAGCGCTTCCACGTGCGCTACGGCGACATCGACGTGAACATGCACGTGACGAACACGAGCTACCCGACCTGGGCGCAGGAGGTCGTGCCGCGCGAGGTGTTCCGCGGCCAGCGGCTCGCGTCGGTGGAGGTGCACTTCCTCGCCGAGGCGCACTACGGCAGCGCCATCCTGTCCCGCCTCGCCTCCACCGGCGAAGGCGCCTTCGCCCACGCCATCGTGCGCGAGGAGGACGAGAAGGAGCTCGCGCGGCTCGCCACCCGCTGGGTGCCGCGCGCAGCGCCGGCCGTCCCGGGCGCGCGCTGA
- a CDS encoding spore maturation protein — MKTALDALSIWAIPLLLAGVPAVALARGVKVYPAFVDGAKQGFETAVRIIPSLVAILVALGMLRASGAMDSFAALLAPLSEAAGVPASVVPLVLVRPLSGGGALGVVADVLRAEGPDGYAGRLVSVMAGSTETTFYVLAVYFGAIGVSRYRHALPAALLADLAGFAAAVVAVRLVFGAG, encoded by the coding sequence ATGAAGACCGCCCTCGACGCGCTCTCGATCTGGGCGATCCCGCTGCTCCTCGCGGGCGTCCCCGCGGTGGCGCTCGCCCGCGGCGTGAAGGTTTACCCCGCCTTCGTGGACGGCGCGAAGCAGGGGTTCGAGACCGCCGTGCGGATCATCCCCTCGCTCGTCGCGATCCTCGTCGCGCTCGGGATGCTGCGCGCCTCCGGGGCGATGGACTCCTTCGCCGCGCTCCTCGCCCCCTTGTCCGAGGCCGCCGGCGTCCCGGCGAGCGTGGTCCCCCTCGTCCTCGTGCGGCCGCTCTCCGGCGGCGGCGCCCTGGGCGTCGTCGCGGACGTGCTCCGCGCCGAGGGCCCGGACGGCTACGCCGGCCGGCTCGTGTCGGTGATGGCCGGCTCGACCGAGACCACCTTCTACGTGCTCGCGGTCTACTTCGGGGCGATCGGCGTATCTCGCTACCGCCACGCCCTCCCCGCCGCGCTCCTCGCCGACCTCGCCGGGTTCGCGGCGGCGGTGGTCGCGGTGCGGCTCGTGTTCGGAGCGGGCTAG
- a CDS encoding nucleoside recognition domain-containing protein: MGVIWTVLVAVAVVAAAVNGRMAALTPAAMESAGKAVTLSIGLAGAMALWLGLMRVAEEAGLVRALARAARPVMRRLFPEVPPEHPAMGAMLMNLSANLLGLGNAVTPFGVKAMQALETLNPRPGTASNAQALFCAMNTASVQLVPASVIALRAAAGSRAPAEILGATILASVCGATAAILTAKLLARATPEAAPAEGEPC, translated from the coding sequence ATGGGCGTCATCTGGACCGTTCTCGTGGCCGTGGCGGTGGTCGCCGCCGCGGTGAACGGACGGATGGCCGCGCTCACCCCCGCCGCGATGGAGTCGGCCGGCAAGGCGGTCACCCTCTCGATCGGGCTCGCCGGCGCCATGGCGCTCTGGCTGGGGCTGATGCGCGTCGCGGAGGAGGCCGGCCTCGTGCGGGCGCTCGCGCGCGCGGCGCGACCCGTCATGCGCCGGCTGTTCCCCGAGGTGCCGCCGGAGCACCCGGCCATGGGCGCCATGCTCATGAACCTGTCGGCGAACCTGCTCGGGCTCGGCAACGCCGTGACGCCCTTCGGCGTGAAGGCGATGCAGGCGCTCGAGACCCTGAACCCGCGGCCGGGCACCGCCTCGAACGCGCAGGCGCTCTTCTGCGCCATGAACACCGCCTCCGTGCAGCTCGTGCCGGCGAGCGTCATCGCGCTCCGCGCCGCCGCCGGCTCGCGCGCGCCCGCCGAGATCCTGGGGGCGACGATCCTCGCCTCGGTGTGCGGGGCGACCGCGGCGATCCTGACGGCGAAGCTCCTCGCCCGCGCCACGCCCGAGGCCGCGCCGGCGGAGGGCGAGCCGTGCTGA
- a CDS encoding transglutaminase-like domain-containing protein encodes MRSHRLATGVLAALALSVTACPEQRGGQAKPPRPPRGELAAGAAALPDALSVPRPPGPEWFGLYLVGKKAGFTKVQLSRELRDGRDVLVGRSETLVRATVGGKTVERRAEEERVYEARHQGPLLAVRSVWAGDGGDRTVSGTCARAVCKLVEETAAGRQERTVEGVTETAELADGVRLAAARRGAVRGRQLDLEKLRVKEMQDVFLRRETIAGGGVQEQVSVVAESEAGDRLAAEYRVADDGRIVEIRLGEAIVARPEPEDVARSLEQVDLFALARVAVPRPLPRTVPTTITFRLAGLPPSFQKGDARQRFARGRSGETVLSVTARRPLAADPARDTPLALARKGASADDLAATPQADADSAAIAALAKKIAGDAPGAYAAAQLLADDVYRRLEKAYGASHDRASEVLAAGRGDCTEHTVLLVALARALGIPARPVHGLVYARYEDGQDALYWHAWAEVRSAGEWIAMDPTFGQPVADATHVALGVGTQVDTVGLLGALKVLGVEVKAGR; translated from the coding sequence ATGAGATCGCATCGCCTCGCCACCGGCGTCCTCGCCGCGCTCGCCCTCTCCGTCACCGCCTGCCCCGAGCAGCGCGGGGGCCAGGCGAAGCCGCCGCGCCCCCCGCGCGGCGAGCTCGCCGCGGGCGCCGCGGCCCTGCCCGACGCGCTCAGCGTCCCGCGCCCGCCCGGGCCGGAGTGGTTCGGCCTGTACCTCGTCGGCAAGAAGGCGGGCTTCACGAAGGTCCAGCTCTCCCGCGAGCTGCGCGACGGCCGCGACGTGCTCGTCGGCCGCAGCGAGACGCTCGTGCGCGCGACCGTCGGCGGCAAGACCGTGGAGCGCAGGGCGGAGGAGGAGCGCGTCTACGAGGCCCGCCACCAGGGCCCGCTCCTGGCGGTGCGCTCGGTGTGGGCGGGCGACGGGGGCGACCGCACCGTGTCGGGCACCTGCGCGCGCGCGGTGTGCAAGCTCGTCGAGGAGACGGCCGCGGGGCGGCAGGAGCGCACCGTCGAGGGCGTCACGGAGACGGCGGAGCTCGCGGACGGCGTCCGGCTCGCCGCGGCCCGCCGCGGCGCGGTGCGCGGCCGGCAGCTCGATCTCGAGAAGCTGCGGGTGAAGGAGATGCAGGACGTCTTCCTGAGGCGCGAGACGATCGCGGGCGGGGGCGTCCAGGAGCAGGTGTCGGTGGTCGCCGAGTCCGAGGCGGGCGACCGGCTCGCCGCGGAGTACCGCGTGGCGGACGACGGCCGGATCGTGGAGATCCGGCTCGGCGAGGCCATCGTCGCCCGGCCCGAGCCCGAGGACGTCGCCCGCAGCCTCGAGCAGGTGGATCTGTTCGCGCTCGCGCGCGTCGCGGTCCCGCGCCCGCTCCCCCGCACCGTGCCCACCACCATCACCTTCCGGCTGGCGGGGCTTCCGCCCTCGTTCCAGAAGGGCGACGCGCGTCAGCGCTTCGCCCGCGGCCGCTCCGGCGAGACCGTGCTCAGCGTGACGGCGCGCCGCCCGCTCGCGGCCGACCCCGCCAGGGACACGCCGCTCGCCCTGGCCAGGAAGGGCGCGAGCGCCGACGACCTGGCCGCGACGCCTCAGGCGGACGCCGACTCCGCGGCGATCGCCGCGCTCGCGAAGAAGATCGCGGGCGACGCCCCGGGCGCGTACGCCGCGGCCCAGCTGCTCGCCGACGACGTGTACCGCCGGCTGGAGAAGGCGTACGGGGCGAGCCACGACCGCGCGAGCGAGGTGCTCGCCGCCGGCCGCGGGGATTGCACGGAGCACACCGTGCTGCTCGTGGCCCTGGCGCGCGCGCTCGGCATCCCCGCGCGCCCGGTGCACGGGCTCGTGTACGCGCGCTACGAGGACGGGCAGGACGCGCTCTACTGGCACGCCTGGGCGGAGGTGCGGAGCGCCGGCGAGTGGATCGCGATGGATCCGACCTTCGGGCAGCCGGTGGCGGATGCGACCCACGTGGCCCTCGGGGTGGGGACGCAGGTGGACACGGTCGGGCTCCTCGGCGCGCTGAAGGTCCTCGGGGTGGAGGTGAAGGCCGGGAGGTGA
- the mce gene encoding methylmalonyl-CoA epimerase, translated as MNGLDHVAILVADLDAAIRLYRDVYGLELAEVEEVPTEKVRVAIFGHGAGRIELVSPSGPDSPMAKAIEKRGEGLHHVCLEVPDIEQAMAALRAQGAPLLDEKPRPGAGGSKVAFVHPKGSRGVLVELKQGGGY; from the coding sequence ATGAACGGGCTCGACCACGTCGCCATCCTCGTCGCCGACCTCGACGCCGCCATCCGGCTCTACCGGGACGTCTACGGCCTCGAGCTCGCCGAGGTGGAGGAGGTCCCGACCGAGAAGGTGCGCGTCGCGATCTTCGGCCACGGCGCCGGCCGCATCGAGCTCGTCTCGCCGAGCGGGCCGGACAGCCCGATGGCGAAGGCGATCGAGAAGCGCGGCGAGGGGCTGCACCACGTCTGCCTCGAGGTGCCGGACATCGAGCAGGCGATGGCGGCGCTCCGCGCGCAGGGGGCCCCGCTGCTCGACGAGAAGCCGCGCCCGGGCGCCGGCGGGTCGAAGGTCGCCTTCGTCCATCCCAAGGGGAGCCGCGGCGTCCTGGTCGAGCTGAAGCAGGGCGGCGGCTACTAA
- a CDS encoding TIGR04551 family protein, translating into MSRLLAALAAFLLIAGAARAQDAKKAEESKDAAVPAAELPPETRAAIEREVARLKEELRDEVRAEIQGAQAAAEFMGAVAEGPKLEFLELDGYYRVRGHLFDDFDLGRRADATGHYIFPVPLKNPDPLTGASAGRATIATANMRLRLEPTMNVSELVRVRAQIDVLDNYVLGSSASRLFDDPASPYAVPFYGSTRQLYPGDPTADRDPVLPKRVWGEVQTPVGLLSFGRMPSEWGLGVLTHAGGGVDDDYGDTVDRIQFALPPVQTPIGALTLVPILDFEAEGALRADPRFGTGIGQPFDAESSDDARTWSLKAARVDTDDEIRRKLERNESSFNFGAYYSYRSQDDVVPAWLAEGYGADLDPPSAVALGNRDTSAHVLDLWARVLTSRWRVEAEAVGVYGEVGQVFTVGPAPSYAVTGVTSVDLRQWGGALLTEYKAIPNKVTLGGELGVASGDDAPGFGNVPSRANPDFAYGVLEGPQFDPDGGATDQSIRNFRFNPAYRVDLILFSRILGQVTDAWYLKPKIRWDIFPGLAFDGQLVYSQAINSESTPSAIGPGTGSRPLGLELDGTFTYTSGAGFQAYAQYGILQPFDAFGPGDLSRPQMLAVGLVAKF; encoded by the coding sequence ATGTCCCGTCTCCTCGCCGCGCTCGCGGCTTTCCTCCTCATCGCCGGCGCCGCGCGCGCGCAGGACGCCAAGAAGGCGGAGGAGTCGAAGGACGCCGCCGTGCCGGCCGCGGAGCTGCCCCCCGAGACCCGCGCCGCGATCGAGCGCGAGGTCGCGCGGCTCAAGGAGGAGCTCCGCGACGAGGTGCGCGCGGAGATCCAGGGCGCCCAGGCGGCGGCGGAGTTCATGGGCGCGGTGGCCGAGGGCCCCAAGCTCGAGTTCCTCGAGCTCGACGGCTACTACCGCGTGCGCGGCCACCTCTTCGACGACTTCGATCTCGGCCGCCGGGCGGACGCGACCGGCCACTACATCTTTCCCGTCCCGCTCAAGAACCCCGACCCGCTGACGGGCGCCTCCGCCGGGCGCGCGACGATCGCCACGGCGAACATGCGCCTCCGGCTCGAGCCGACGATGAACGTGTCCGAGCTCGTCCGCGTGCGGGCGCAGATCGACGTCCTCGACAACTACGTGCTCGGCTCGTCGGCGAGCCGGCTCTTCGACGACCCGGCGAGCCCGTACGCGGTGCCGTTCTACGGCTCGACCCGGCAGCTCTACCCGGGCGACCCCACCGCCGACCGCGATCCCGTCCTGCCGAAGCGGGTCTGGGGCGAGGTGCAGACGCCGGTGGGGCTGCTGAGCTTCGGGCGGATGCCGTCGGAGTGGGGGCTCGGCGTCCTCACGCACGCGGGCGGCGGAGTGGACGACGACTACGGCGACACGGTGGACCGCATCCAGTTCGCGCTCCCCCCGGTCCAGACGCCCATCGGCGCCCTGACGCTCGTCCCCATCCTCGACTTCGAGGCCGAGGGGGCGCTGCGCGCGGATCCGCGCTTCGGCACCGGCATCGGCCAGCCGTTCGACGCGGAGTCGTCCGACGACGCTCGCACCTGGTCGCTGAAGGCGGCGCGGGTGGACACCGACGACGAGATCCGGCGCAAGCTCGAGCGGAACGAGTCCTCGTTCAACTTCGGCGCGTACTACAGCTACCGCTCGCAGGACGACGTCGTCCCGGCGTGGCTCGCGGAGGGCTACGGCGCCGACCTCGATCCCCCCTCCGCCGTCGCGCTGGGCAACCGCGACACGTCCGCCCACGTTCTCGATCTGTGGGCGCGGGTGCTCACCTCGCGCTGGCGCGTGGAGGCGGAGGCGGTCGGGGTCTACGGCGAGGTCGGCCAGGTGTTCACGGTCGGTCCCGCCCCCTCCTACGCCGTCACCGGCGTGACGTCGGTCGATCTGCGCCAGTGGGGCGGCGCCCTCCTCACCGAGTACAAGGCGATCCCGAACAAGGTCACGCTCGGAGGCGAGCTCGGCGTGGCGAGCGGGGACGACGCGCCCGGCTTCGGCAACGTGCCGAGCCGAGCCAACCCGGACTTCGCCTACGGCGTGCTCGAGGGGCCGCAGTTCGACCCGGACGGCGGCGCGACCGACCAGAGCATCCGCAACTTCCGCTTCAACCCCGCGTACCGGGTCGACCTCATCCTCTTCAGCCGCATCCTCGGCCAGGTGACCGACGCCTGGTACCTGAAGCCCAAGATCCGCTGGGACATCTTCCCGGGCCTGGCCTTCGACGGGCAGCTCGTCTATTCGCAGGCGATCAACAGCGAGTCCACCCCCAGCGCGATCGGGCCGGGCACCGGCTCGCGCCCGCTGGGCCTCGAGCTCGACGGGACGTTCACGTACACCTCGGGCGCCGGCTTCCAGGCCTACGCGCAGTACGGCATCCTGCAGCCCTTCGACGCCTTCGGCCCGGGGGACCTCTCCCGTCCGCAGATGCTCGCCGTCGGGCTCGTCGCCAAGTTCTAG
- a CDS encoding OsmC family protein codes for MASEMVVTLPGNKKIDTQIGKHVIRTDQPASAGGEDSAPSPFGLFLAAIGTCAGIYVAGFCQKRELPTEGIRIRQRNHFDPETGVLARVELDIEVPPSFPEKYREALVRVADQCAVKKAIQAQPRFEVQTVVAG; via the coding sequence ATGGCGAGCGAGATGGTCGTCACCCTCCCAGGCAACAAGAAGATCGACACCCAGATCGGCAAGCACGTGATCCGCACGGATCAGCCCGCGTCGGCCGGCGGCGAGGACAGCGCCCCTTCGCCCTTCGGCCTGTTCCTCGCGGCGATCGGCACCTGCGCCGGCATCTACGTCGCCGGCTTCTGCCAGAAGCGCGAGCTGCCCACGGAGGGCATCCGCATCCGGCAGCGCAACCACTTCGATCCGGAGACCGGCGTGCTCGCGCGCGTCGAGCTCGACATCGAGGTCCCCCCGAGCTTTCCCGAGAAGTACCGGGAGGCGCTCGTCCGCGTCGCGGATCAGTGCGCCGTGAAGAAGGCGATCCAGGCCCAGCCGCGCTTCGAGGTCCAGACCGTCGTGGCCGGGTAG
- the argH gene encoding argininosuccinate lyase, with product MSAKTKSKPVSRAALAGEADPRLVALSVSIQDDGALYAEDIRGSQAHVTMLAEQGIVPKASARRIVAALDQVRAEFAAGKIRLDPALEDVHTHVERRLGELVGADAGYLHAGRSRNDQVALDERLFIVAACERCDAALGRLQRALVARAREHEKTILPGYTHLQRAQPVSLAHHLLAHVEAFARDRDRLADVRRRAAVSPLGSGALAGTTLPLDREATAKALGLAGVTQNSLDAVSDRDSAIELLFACALAAVHLSRVGEEIVLWTTKEFGFMTLADAFATGSSLMPQKKNPDVGELARGRAGRAIGDLVALLAIVKSLPLSYNRDMQEDKRPLIGGPDALVLTADAVGGAIETATFHADRMEEALGSGEALATDAAEYLVERGVPFREAHEAVGKAAAFSSAEGRPLAKLTADEWRRFHPAFQKDVLRCFDARKSLARRELTGAPGPRQVARQLARWEKALAKERR from the coding sequence ATGAGTGCCAAGACGAAGTCGAAACCGGTGTCCCGCGCCGCGCTCGCGGGCGAGGCCGACCCGCGCCTCGTCGCGCTCTCCGTCTCGATCCAGGACGACGGCGCGCTGTACGCGGAGGACATCCGCGGCAGCCAGGCCCACGTGACCATGCTCGCGGAGCAGGGCATCGTGCCGAAGGCGTCGGCGCGCCGGATCGTGGCCGCGCTCGACCAGGTCCGCGCGGAGTTCGCGGCCGGCAAGATCCGCCTCGATCCCGCCCTCGAGGACGTGCACACCCACGTCGAGCGGCGGCTCGGGGAGCTCGTCGGCGCGGACGCCGGCTACCTCCACGCGGGCCGCAGCCGGAACGATCAGGTCGCGCTCGACGAGCGGCTCTTCATCGTCGCCGCCTGCGAGCGCTGCGACGCCGCCCTGGGGCGCCTGCAGCGCGCGCTCGTCGCCCGCGCGCGCGAGCACGAGAAGACGATCCTGCCCGGCTACACCCACCTGCAGCGCGCGCAGCCCGTCTCGCTCGCGCACCACCTCCTCGCGCACGTGGAGGCGTTCGCGCGCGACCGCGACCGGCTCGCTGACGTGCGGCGCCGCGCGGCGGTGTCGCCCCTCGGCTCGGGGGCGCTCGCGGGGACGACGCTGCCGCTCGACCGCGAGGCCACCGCAAAGGCGCTCGGGCTCGCGGGCGTCACGCAGAACTCGCTCGACGCCGTCTCGGACCGCGACAGCGCCATCGAGCTCCTCTTCGCCTGCGCGCTCGCGGCGGTGCACCTCTCCCGCGTCGGCGAGGAGATCGTGCTCTGGACCACGAAGGAGTTCGGCTTCATGACGCTCGCCGACGCCTTCGCCACCGGCTCGTCGCTCATGCCGCAGAAGAAGAACCCGGACGTGGGCGAGCTCGCGCGCGGCCGCGCCGGGCGCGCCATCGGCGATCTCGTGGCGCTGCTCGCGATCGTGAAGAGCCTGCCGCTCTCGTACAACCGGGACATGCAGGAGGACAAGCGGCCCCTCATCGGCGGCCCCGACGCGCTCGTGCTCACCGCCGACGCCGTCGGCGGCGCGATCGAGACCGCCACGTTCCACGCCGACCGGATGGAGGAGGCGCTCGGCTCCGGCGAGGCGCTCGCCACCGACGCGGCCGAGTACCTGGTCGAGCGCGGCGTGCCGTTCCGCGAGGCCCACGAGGCGGTCGGCAAGGCGGCGGCGTTCTCGTCCGCCGAGGGGCGGCCGCTCGCGAAGCTCACCGCGGACGAGTGGCGCCGCTTCCACCCGGCGTTCCAGAAGGACGTGCTCCGCTGCTTCGACGCGCGGAAGAGCCTCGCCCGCCGCGAGCTCACCGGCGCCCCCGGGCCGAGGCAGGTGGCGCGCCAGCTCGCGCGCTGGGAGAAGGCGCTCGCGAAGGAGCGGCGGTGA
- the lysA gene encoding diaminopimelate decarboxylase, whose product MNHFQRKKGVLHAEAIPLERLAERYGTPLYVYSTATLTRHWKVLHRSLAGIRHVVCYAVKANANLALLARFAKLGSGFDIVSAGELYRVLKAGGDPRKVVFSGVGKRDDEIAFALESGVRVLNVESAGELARISIVARRMGVRAPIALRVNPDVDPKTHPYISTGLRENKFGVSVDEARRLYPLAAKDEALHVMGIASHIGSQITTVKPFLDAIDRVLSLARELEKQGIPLAHLDVGGGLGIRYKDEDPPHPDEYGAAIRKALARWKGEVLLEPGRVLVGNAGVLVTRVLHVKRSGRKTFVVVDAAMNDLVRPAIYDAHHDIEPVGPPREGEREVVADVVGPICESSDFLARKRRMPEPVPGDLLAVRSAGAYGFSMSSNYNARPRAAEVLVDGDQALLARRRETYADLVRGEEPSPSPERV is encoded by the coding sequence ATGAACCACTTCCAGCGCAAGAAGGGCGTCCTGCACGCGGAGGCGATCCCGCTCGAGCGGCTCGCCGAGCGGTACGGCACGCCGCTGTACGTCTACTCCACGGCGACCCTCACCCGGCACTGGAAGGTGCTGCACCGCTCGCTCGCCGGGATCCGCCACGTCGTCTGCTACGCGGTGAAGGCGAACGCGAACCTCGCGCTGCTCGCGCGCTTCGCGAAGCTCGGCTCCGGGTTCGACATCGTCTCGGCGGGCGAGCTCTACCGCGTCCTCAAGGCCGGCGGCGACCCGCGCAAGGTGGTGTTCAGCGGCGTCGGCAAGCGCGACGACGAGATCGCCTTCGCGCTGGAGTCGGGGGTGCGCGTCCTCAACGTGGAGAGCGCCGGCGAGCTCGCGCGCATCTCGATCGTGGCCCGCCGCATGGGCGTGCGCGCCCCCATCGCGCTGCGGGTGAACCCCGACGTGGACCCGAAGACGCACCCCTACATCTCGACCGGGCTGCGCGAGAACAAGTTCGGCGTCTCGGTGGACGAGGCGCGGCGGCTCTACCCGCTCGCCGCCAAGGACGAGGCGCTCCACGTCATGGGGATCGCCTCGCACATCGGCTCGCAGATCACCACCGTGAAGCCGTTCCTCGACGCCATCGACCGCGTGCTGTCGCTCGCGCGCGAGCTCGAGAAGCAGGGCATCCCGCTCGCCCACCTCGACGTGGGGGGCGGGCTCGGCATCCGCTACAAGGACGAGGACCCGCCGCACCCCGACGAGTACGGCGCGGCCATCCGCAAGGCGCTCGCCCGCTGGAAGGGCGAGGTGCTCCTCGAGCCGGGCCGCGTGCTGGTGGGCAACGCTGGCGTGCTCGTCACGCGCGTGCTGCACGTGAAGCGGAGCGGCCGGAAGACGTTCGTGGTGGTGGACGCGGCGATGAACGACCTCGTCCGGCCCGCCATCTACGACGCCCACCACGACATCGAGCCCGTCGGCCCTCCGAGGGAGGGCGAGCGGGAGGTCGTGGCCGACGTCGTGGGGCCGATCTGCGAGTCCTCCGACTTCCTCGCCCGGAAGCGCCGCATGCCGGAGCCCGTACCGGGCGACCTCCTCGCCGTCCGCTCCGCCGGCGCCTACGGCTTCTCGATGTCCTCGAACTACAACGCGCGCCCGCGGGCGGCCGAGGTGCTCGTGGACGGCGACCAGGCGCTCCTCGCGCGCCGGCGCGAGACCTACGCGGACCTGGTCCGCGGCGAGGAGCCGTCCCCCTCGCCCGAGAGGGTATGA
- the dapA gene encoding 4-hydroxy-tetrahydrodipicolinate synthase: protein MPRLEGSMVAIVTPMKDGAVDLRALRELTEWQIAEGTDGIVPCGTTGEGATLTAAERAEVIRAVVEVARGRALVVAGAGSNATHEAIEGVKAAKALGADAALVVTPYYNKPTPEGLYRHYTAIWEATRFPVVAYNVPGRTAVDMGPDTVARLAKAGAIVGIKEATASMDRQVQLVERIGKDAIAYLSGDDFTVVPYIACGGHGVISVISNIAPRAMKDLVVAARLGDFARALDLQVRMAELNRVMFVETSPGPVKAAVALLGRAGPELRLPLAPVSEASLSKVREAMTRFGLKLA from the coding sequence ATGCCGCGTCTCGAAGGCTCGATGGTGGCCATCGTCACCCCGATGAAGGACGGCGCGGTGGACCTCCGCGCGTTGCGCGAGCTGACCGAGTGGCAGATCGCGGAGGGCACGGACGGCATCGTCCCCTGCGGCACCACCGGCGAGGGGGCGACGCTCACCGCCGCCGAGCGCGCCGAGGTGATCCGCGCGGTCGTGGAGGTCGCTCGCGGCCGCGCCCTCGTCGTCGCGGGCGCCGGCTCGAACGCGACGCACGAGGCCATCGAGGGCGTGAAGGCGGCCAAGGCGCTCGGCGCCGACGCCGCGCTGGTGGTGACGCCCTACTACAACAAGCCGACGCCCGAGGGGCTCTACCGGCACTACACCGCGATCTGGGAGGCGACCCGCTTCCCGGTGGTGGCCTACAACGTGCCGGGCCGCACCGCGGTGGACATGGGGCCCGACACGGTCGCGCGCCTCGCCAAGGCGGGCGCCATCGTCGGCATCAAGGAGGCCACCGCGAGCATGGACCGGCAGGTCCAGCTCGTGGAGCGGATCGGCAAGGACGCCATCGCCTACCTGTCCGGCGACGACTTCACCGTGGTGCCCTACATCGCCTGCGGTGGCCACGGGGTCATCTCCGTCATCTCCAACATCGCGCCGCGCGCCATGAAGGACCTCGTCGTCGCGGCGCGGCTGGGCGATTTCGCGCGCGCGCTCGACCTGCAGGTCCGCATGGCCGAGCTGAACCGGGTGATGTTCGTCGAGACGAGCCCCGGACCGGTGAAGGCCGCCGTCGCCCTGCTCGGGCGCGCCGGGCCGGAGCTGCGGCTGCCGCTCGCCCCCGTGTCGGAGGCGAGCCTCTCGAAGGTGCGCGAGGCGATGACGCGCTTCGGCCTGAAGCTCGCGTGA